A window of the Armatimonadota bacterium genome harbors these coding sequences:
- a CDS encoding YggS family pyridoxal phosphate-dependent enzyme encodes MTIADNLMRVEESISGAAARAGRDPSDVTLVAVTKTVDAAAIEKAIDAGVANIGENYVQDSLAKYDVIGGRVRWHMIGHLQRNKVARAVHVFDLIQSVDNLALAREIAERSSSIGKSQDVLIEVNVSGEESKSGIAPEAALDLVGEVSSVHGVRVCGLMGIGPLTDDETAVRRSFVLLRELWGQLPEGNRLWLSMGMTSDFEVAIEEGSNMVRIGTAIFGPRAPRKP; translated from the coding sequence ATGACGATCGCAGACAATCTCATGCGCGTCGAGGAAAGCATCTCGGGCGCCGCCGCGCGCGCCGGCCGAGACCCGTCCGATGTCACACTGGTCGCCGTCACAAAAACTGTTGACGCCGCCGCAATCGAGAAGGCGATAGACGCAGGGGTGGCGAACATAGGAGAGAACTACGTTCAGGATTCGCTGGCAAAGTACGACGTGATCGGCGGCCGGGTCCGCTGGCACATGATCGGTCATCTCCAGCGAAACAAGGTTGCCCGTGCGGTCCATGTGTTTGATCTGATCCAGAGCGTGGACAACTTGGCCCTCGCTCGGGAGATAGCGGAGCGGAGTTCCTCGATAGGCAAGTCGCAGGACGTGCTGATCGAGGTGAACGTATCGGGAGAGGAATCGAAGTCGGGGATCGCGCCGGAAGCTGCGCTCGACCTGGTGGGCGAGGTCTCCTCGGTACACGGAGTCCGGGTGTGCGGACTGATGGGCATCGGCCCGCTGACCGACGATGAGACTGCTGTGCGAAGATCCTTTGTGCTGCTGAGGGAGCTTTGGGGGCAGTTGCCCGAGGGTAACCGACTGTGGCTCTCGATGGGTATGACGTCGGATTTTGAGGTGGCGATCGAGGAAGGCTCGAACATGGTGCGCATCGGCACCGCGATCTTCGGCCCGCGCGCCCCTCGAAAGCCTTGA